TGAGCATTCCGGGCGGGGTCAGCACGCCGGGCGCCGAACTGGTTCTGCGCGCCCGCGCCATCGCCCCCGATCCCGATACCACGATCATCGTCAACTGCGCGGGGCGCACCCGCTCGATCATCGGCACCCAGTCGCTGATCAATGCAGGCCTGCCCAACCGCATCTTCGCGCTGCGCAACGGCACGATCGGCTGGACGCTGGCCGGGCAAGGCCTCGAAACCGGCCAGCAGCGCCGCGCCCCCGCGCCCGAGACAGCCCTTGCCGGCGAAGCCCGCGCCCGCGCGCGCGATGTCGCCTGGCGCGCGGGCGTGCGCCACATCAGTTGGGAAGACCTCGCCTGGCTGGCCCGCGACACCACCCGCACGCTCTACCGCTTCGACGTGCGCCTGCCCGAAGACTTCGCGCGCGGCCACCTGCCCGGCTTCCGCAATGCGCAAGGGGGCCAGCTGGTGCAGGAAACCGACCACTTCGCCCCCGTGCGCGGCGCACGCATCGTGCTGGCCGACGACCTTGGCCCGCGCGCGGACATGACCGCCTCGTGGCTGGCCCAGATGGGCTGGGAGGTCGCCGTGGTCGACTGGCCGGGCGGCATCCCCCTCGAAACCGGGCCCGACGGGGCCCCGCCCCCGCGCGACGGACAGGGCCGCTACAAGCGCCCCTACGAAGGCACCGACAACGCGCAGGCCGCCATGCAGGCCTATCTCGACTGGGAATTCGGCCTCGTCGACCAGTTGCGCCGCGATGGCACCCACGGCTTCGTGGTGATCTGAACCAGAGCCTGTAACACGATGAAAATGCGACATTCGCATTTCTTGAACCGACTTGAGAAGACCTCGCTCAAACCCTCAAGACATTTCCGTATGATCCGAAAATACCACGTTATTTATCGGATCAACCACGAAGGGACATAACGATGACCCAAGCCCACGACAAGAAAGCCCACGACAAGACCCGTCAACTGCGCCTCGGCTTTCTCCTCCACGGTGTCGGCCCCGGCTGGGACGACTGGCGCCACCCCGATGCCCAGGTCGACGCCAGCACCAGCTTTTCCTTCTACAAGCATCAGGCCCAGACCGCCGAGCGCGGCAAGTTCGACTATCTGTTCGTGGCCGACAGCGTCTCGATCAACGCGCGCTCCAGCCCGCATTACCTCAACCGCTTCGAGCCGCTCACGATCCTCTCGGCGCTGGCCGCGGTGACCGAGCACATTGGCCTCGTGGGCACGGCCACGGTCTCCTATACCGAGCCCTAC
The genomic region above belongs to Novosphingobium sp. IK01 and contains:
- a CDS encoding rhodanese-like domain-containing protein; the encoded protein is MSTTTPQDIRRALLAREEIALIDLREEAAFARGHPLFAAQIPLRRLEIEAPWRLPRRDTRIVVYDDGEGLTAPALGILADLGFTRVSALAGGLSGWREAGYELFEDVNSYSKAFGELVEHHRHTPSLPAPDVAALIEEKADIAILDARRFDEYATMSIPGGVSTPGAELVLRARAIAPDPDTTIIVNCAGRTRSIIGTQSLINAGLPNRIFALRNGTIGWTLAGQGLETGQQRRAPAPETALAGEARARARDVAWRAGVRHISWEDLAWLARDTTRTLYRFDVRLPEDFARGHLPGFRNAQGGQLVQETDHFAPVRGARIVLADDLGPRADMTASWLAQMGWEVAVVDWPGGIPLETGPDGAPPPRDGQGRYKRPYEGTDNAQAAMQAYLDWEFGLVDQLRRDGTHGFVVI